A region from the Vicia villosa cultivar HV-30 ecotype Madison, WI linkage group LG3, Vvil1.0, whole genome shotgun sequence genome encodes:
- the LOC131656562 gene encoding uncharacterized protein LOC131656562, with translation MRGITSCYNEHAIRVSDLYCSRPSNSNHSYLVPKLNNNPPTQNSVTSIYKLSIQKQELLITVTWTKKLIGQGFIINIDSDFVNVISKNRGDETFPFQIFEVKLIWDLSTARYNDGPEPVEGFYIAVLVNSELGLFLGDKEEELSLQEKKTNGGRISMVSRSERFSGTSVYATKAKFSETGILHEILIKCGVEDGSKSNVLCLFMDKKMVFQVKRLKWNFRGNQTIFVDGLVVDMMWDLHDWIFNHHSNDSVSCVFMFRTRSGLDSRLWLEEEKNLQKQKEQDRIGFSLLICGCKKPD, from the coding sequence ATGAGAGGAATAACATCTTGTTACAATGAACATGCTATTAGAGTTTCTGATTTATATTGTTCAAGACCTTCAAATTCAAACCATTCTTATCTTGTTCCAAAGCTCAATAACAACCCTCCAACCCAAAATTCAGTTACTTCCATCTACAAACTCTCGATTCAAAAACAAGAACTTCTTATCACCGTTACATGGACCAAGAAACTCATTGGTCAAGGTTTCATCATAAACATCGATTCTGATTTTGTTAATGTTATCTCGAAAAACAGAGGAGATGAAACGTTTCCGTTTCAAATCTTTGAAGTTAAACTCATATGGGATCTTTCCACAGCTAGATACAACGATGGACCCGAACCGGTTGAAGGTTTTTACATCGCTGTTTTGGTTAATTCTGAATTGGGTCTTTTCCTCGGAGACAAAGAAGAAGAATTATCGTTACAAGAGAAGAAAACAAATGGAGGGAGAATTTCAATGGTTTCGAGAAGTGAAAGATTTTCTGGTACAAGTGTTTATGCAACAAAGGCGAAATTTTCTGAAACGGGGATTTTACACGAGATATTGATAAAGTGCGGTGTAGAAGATGGATCAAAGAGTAACGTCTTGTGTTTGTTTATGGATAAGAAAATGGTGTTTCAAGTGAAGAGATTGAAGTGGAATTTTCGCGGGAATCAAACGATTTTCGTGGATGGTTTAGTTGTGGATATGATGTGGGATTTGCATGATTGGATTTTCAATCATCATAGTAACGATTCAGTTTCTTGTGTTTTTATGTTTAGGACAAGAAGTGGTTTGGATAGTAGATTATGGTTGGAAGAAGAGAAGAATTTGCAGAAACAGAAGGAACAAGATAGAATTGGATTCTCTTTGTTGATATGTGGATGTAAGAAACCTGATTAA